The following coding sequences lie in one Aquabacterium olei genomic window:
- a CDS encoding DNA topoisomerase III: MSKALVIAEKPSVAQDIVRALTPVDGKFEKHDEYFESEHYVVSSAVGHLVEIKAPEEFDVKRGKWSFANLPVIPPHFDLNPIDKSKGRLNALVKLIKRKDVTTLINACDAGREGELIFRLIVQYAQDSTATTKAKGLGKDVKRLWLQSMTPAAIRDGFEALRTDEQMTPLASAARCRSEADWLVGINGTRAMTAFNSRDGGFFLTTVGRVQTPTLSIVVEREEKIRKHVYRDYWEIKGTFDAAAGTYDGKWFNPDFKKDKAAAEGSAEAEFRADRVWSAAEAQAIADAVRGQTGTVTEEAKPSSQSSPLLYDLTTLQREANSRFGFSAKTTLGLAQALYEKHKVLTYPRTDSRALPEDYVSVVQQTMGMIADEDLPGPLRELAQHARKAVNDGYIKPNKRVFDNAKVSDHFAIIPTMQAPRSLTEAEAKLYDMVVKRFIAVFYPAAEFMVTTRITKIPAAGKTHHFQTNGKVLVKPGWLAVYGKEAAEEGDDTTLVAVQPGEAVRNEDVVVNALKTKPPARYSEATLLSAMEGAGKLIDDEELKAAMQEKGLGTPATRAAIIEGLLTEKYMIREGRELIPTAKAFQLMTLLRGLGVEDLTKPELTGNWEHKLSEMERGRLSREAFMAEIASMTQRVVQKAKEYDRDTIPGDYATLSTPCPNCGGVVKENYRRFTCTGKGGGDAEGQTGCGFSMTKIPAGRSFELHEVEQLLREHKLGPLEGFRSKAGWPFTAELKLVKDAELNNWKMEFDFGEDAKKEEEGGEAVDFSNATTLGACPKCGGSVYEHGTNYVCENTLGAAKGKCDFKSGKVILQQPITPEQFGKLLETGKTDLLENFVSNKTRRKFKAFLSWDAKAGKVGFEFEPRAPRVAAKKAPARKAA, translated from the coding sequence ATGAGCAAAGCCCTGGTCATTGCAGAGAAGCCGTCGGTCGCCCAAGACATCGTCCGGGCGCTCACGCCGGTGGACGGCAAGTTCGAGAAGCACGACGAATACTTCGAGTCCGAGCACTATGTCGTCAGCTCGGCCGTGGGTCACCTGGTCGAGATCAAGGCGCCGGAAGAATTCGACGTCAAGCGCGGCAAGTGGAGCTTCGCCAACCTGCCGGTCATCCCGCCGCATTTCGATCTGAACCCGATCGACAAGAGCAAGGGGCGCCTGAACGCCCTGGTCAAGCTCATCAAGCGCAAGGACGTCACCACGTTGATCAACGCCTGTGACGCGGGGCGCGAGGGTGAGCTGATCTTCCGCCTGATCGTGCAGTACGCGCAGGACAGCACGGCCACCACCAAGGCCAAGGGCCTGGGCAAGGACGTCAAGCGCCTGTGGCTGCAGAGCATGACGCCGGCCGCCATCCGCGACGGCTTCGAGGCCCTGCGCACCGACGAGCAGATGACCCCGCTGGCCAGCGCCGCGCGTTGCCGCTCGGAGGCCGACTGGCTGGTGGGCATCAACGGCACGCGGGCGATGACGGCGTTCAACTCGCGCGATGGCGGCTTCTTCCTGACCACCGTGGGCCGCGTGCAGACGCCGACGCTGTCCATCGTGGTCGAGCGCGAAGAGAAGATCCGCAAGCACGTCTACCGCGATTACTGGGAAATCAAGGGCACGTTCGACGCGGCCGCCGGCACTTACGACGGCAAGTGGTTCAACCCGGACTTCAAGAAGGACAAGGCGGCAGCCGAGGGTTCGGCCGAGGCCGAGTTCCGCGCCGACCGCGTCTGGAGCGCCGCCGAGGCGCAGGCCATTGCCGATGCCGTGCGCGGCCAGACCGGCACGGTGACGGAAGAGGCCAAGCCAAGCAGCCAGTCGAGCCCGTTGCTGTACGACTTGACCACGCTGCAGCGCGAGGCCAACTCGCGTTTCGGCTTCAGCGCCAAGACCACGCTGGGCCTGGCGCAGGCGCTGTATGAAAAGCACAAGGTGCTGACCTACCCGCGTACCGATTCGCGCGCGCTGCCGGAAGACTATGTGAGCGTGGTCCAGCAGACGATGGGCATGATCGCCGACGAGGACCTGCCCGGCCCGCTGCGCGAGCTGGCCCAGCACGCCCGCAAGGCGGTCAACGACGGCTACATCAAGCCCAACAAGCGCGTGTTCGACAACGCCAAGGTGTCGGACCACTTCGCCATCATCCCGACGATGCAGGCGCCACGCAGCCTGACCGAGGCCGAAGCCAAGCTGTACGACATGGTCGTCAAGCGTTTCATCGCGGTGTTCTACCCGGCGGCCGAGTTCATGGTCACCACCCGCATCACCAAGATTCCGGCGGCCGGCAAGACCCACCACTTCCAGACCAACGGCAAGGTGCTGGTCAAGCCGGGCTGGCTGGCCGTGTACGGCAAGGAGGCCGCGGAAGAGGGCGACGACACCACGCTGGTGGCCGTGCAGCCGGGCGAGGCCGTGCGCAATGAAGATGTCGTCGTCAACGCGCTGAAGACCAAGCCGCCCGCCCGCTATTCGGAAGCGACGCTGCTGAGCGCCATGGAAGGCGCCGGCAAGCTGATCGACGACGAGGAGCTGAAGGCCGCGATGCAGGAAAAGGGCCTGGGCACGCCGGCCACGCGCGCCGCCATCATCGAAGGCCTGCTGACCGAGAAGTACATGATCCGCGAGGGCCGGGAGCTGATCCCTACCGCGAAGGCCTTCCAGCTGATGACGCTGCTGCGCGGCCTGGGTGTGGAAGACCTGACCAAGCCCGAGCTGACCGGCAACTGGGAGCACAAGCTCTCGGAGATGGAGCGCGGGCGCCTGAGCCGCGAGGCCTTCATGGCCGAGATCGCGAGCATGACCCAGCGCGTGGTGCAGAAGGCCAAGGAATACGACCGCGACACCATCCCGGGCGACTACGCCACCCTGAGCACGCCGTGCCCGAACTGCGGTGGCGTCGTGAAGGAGAACTACCGCCGCTTCACCTGCACCGGCAAGGGCGGCGGCGATGCCGAAGGCCAGACCGGCTGCGGCTTCAGCATGACCAAGATCCCTGCGGGCCGCAGTTTCGAGCTGCACGAGGTGGAGCAGCTGCTGCGCGAGCACAAGCTGGGCCCGCTGGAAGGCTTCCGCTCGAAGGCGGGCTGGCCCTTCACCGCCGAGCTCAAGCTGGTCAAGGACGCCGAGCTCAACAACTGGAAGATGGAGTTCGACTTCGGCGAAGACGCCAAGAAGGAAGAAGAGGGCGGCGAGGCCGTGGACTTCAGCAACGCCACCACGCTGGGGGCCTGCCCCAAGTGCGGCGGCAGCGTCTACGAGCACGGCACCAACTACGTGTGTGAAAACACCCTGGGTGCAGCCAAGGGCAAGTGCGACTTCAAGAGCGGCAAGGTCATCCTGCAGCAACCCATCACGCCGGAGCAGTTCGGCAAGCTGCTGGAAACCGGCAAGACCGACCTGCTGGAAAACTTCGTGTCCAACAAGACGCGGCGCAAGTTCAAGGCCTTCCTGAGCTGGGATGCCAAGGCCGGCAAGGTGGGCTTCGAGTTCGAGCCGCGTGCGCCCCGCGTGGCGGCCAAGAAGGCCCCGGCCCGCAAGGCCGCCTGA
- a CDS encoding MBL fold metallo-hydrolase RNA specificity domain-containing protein gives MRMTFYGANATVTGSKTLVEVGGLRLLVDCGLFQGFKTLRERNWAGFPFDPASLDAVLLTHAHIDHSGMLPALYRDGFKGPVWTTAATADLAEILMQDTAHLQEEEARYRNRHAATKHTPAKPLYTVRDAKKAIQHLRRVDAHAVVALDGGVKVRFTPAGHILGASSIAIEHKGKSVLFSGDLGRDDDLVMLPPANGQMADWVVVESTYGDRLHADVDAIEVLGDVIRRTAARGGTVVIPAFAVGRTQSLLYSLYRLREAGAIPKLPVVLDSPMAISATELYRRHMDQHRLTPEECEGIQAMTRFVRDVAESQALMRQRYPMVIIAGSGMLTGGRALHHISHFGPQARNAIVLSGFQAGGTRGASLVAGATSLKIFGEYVPIRAEVTQIEGLSAHADQRGLLKWLKHLGKEPKHVYVVHGEPTAADTLRLRIEEELGLAASVPDYRDTAELVRVRAAKAPAARS, from the coding sequence ATGCGCATGACTTTCTACGGGGCGAACGCCACCGTCACCGGTTCCAAGACGCTGGTTGAAGTGGGCGGCCTGAGGCTGCTGGTGGACTGCGGCCTGTTCCAGGGTTTCAAGACACTGCGGGAACGCAACTGGGCCGGCTTCCCGTTCGACCCGGCCAGCCTGGACGCCGTGCTGCTGACGCACGCGCACATCGACCACAGCGGCATGCTGCCCGCGCTGTACCGCGATGGCTTCAAGGGCCCGGTGTGGACGACGGCTGCCACGGCGGACCTGGCCGAGATCCTCATGCAAGACACGGCCCACCTGCAGGAAGAAGAAGCCCGCTACCGCAATCGCCATGCGGCGACCAAGCACACGCCCGCCAAGCCGCTCTACACCGTGCGCGATGCGAAGAAGGCGATCCAGCACCTGCGTCGGGTCGATGCCCATGCGGTGGTGGCGCTCGACGGCGGCGTGAAGGTGCGCTTCACGCCCGCGGGGCACATTCTGGGCGCCAGCAGCATCGCCATCGAGCACAAGGGCAAGTCGGTGCTGTTCTCGGGCGACCTGGGGCGCGACGACGACCTGGTGATGCTGCCGCCGGCCAACGGCCAGATGGCCGACTGGGTGGTGGTCGAGTCGACCTATGGCGATCGCCTGCATGCCGACGTCGATGCGATCGAGGTGCTCGGCGATGTGATCCGACGGACGGCAGCGCGCGGCGGCACGGTGGTCATCCCGGCGTTTGCCGTGGGGCGCACACAGAGCCTGCTGTATTCGCTCTACCGCCTGCGCGAGGCTGGGGCGATCCCGAAGTTGCCGGTCGTGCTCGACAGCCCGATGGCCATCTCGGCCACCGAGCTTTACCGCCGCCACATGGACCAGCACCGCCTGACGCCGGAAGAGTGCGAAGGCATCCAGGCGATGACGCGCTTCGTGCGCGACGTGGCCGAGTCCCAGGCGCTGATGCGACAGCGCTATCCCATGGTGATCATTGCCGGCAGCGGCATGCTGACGGGCGGTCGGGCGCTTCACCACATCTCGCACTTCGGGCCTCAGGCGCGCAATGCGATCGTGCTGAGCGGCTTCCAGGCGGGTGGCACCCGGGGGGCTTCGCTGGTGGCGGGCGCCACCTCGCTCAAGATCTTCGGTGAGTACGTGCCCATCCGTGCCGAGGTCACGCAGATCGAAGGGCTGTCGGCCCATGCCGACCAGCGCGGCCTGCTGAAGTGGCTGAAGCACCTGGGCAAGGAACCGAAGCACGTGTACGTGGTGCATGGTGAACCCACGGCGGCCGACACGCTGCGCCTGCGCATTGAGGAAGAATTGGGCCTGGCCGCGAGCGTGCCGGACTACCGCGACACGGCCGAGCTGGTGCGCGTGCGGGCGGCAAAAGCCCCAGCGGCCCGGTCCTGA
- the msrP gene encoding protein-methionine-sulfoxide reductase catalytic subunit MsrP — protein MSFIRTRHHRLHPDSGFVLPEHEVTPQAIYADRRRVLQGLAGVAGVAVGGAVLAQAPAPSVKRPGKLAALPATRSAVPGALVMDKPTSYEDITSYNNFYEFGTDKGDPAEHAHTLKPRPWSVLVDGEVGKPQRLTLEDLMRAAPMEERIYRLRCVEGWSMVIPWIGFSLSALAGRVEPTSRAKYVSFYTLADAKQMPGVQSRVLDWPYVESLRIDEAMHPLTLLAFGLYGEVLPNQNGAPVRLVVPWKYGFKSAKSIVRIQFTEKPATPSWVKANPQEYGFYSNVNPRVDHPRWSQATERRIGEGGLFAPRKPTLMFNGYEAQVGQLYAGLDLKKNY, from the coding sequence ATGTCCTTCATCCGCACCCGTCACCACCGCCTGCACCCTGACAGCGGCTTCGTGCTGCCCGAGCACGAGGTCACGCCGCAGGCCATCTACGCCGATCGGCGCCGGGTGCTGCAGGGCCTGGCCGGTGTGGCGGGCGTCGCAGTGGGCGGTGCCGTACTGGCGCAGGCCCCCGCACCGAGTGTGAAACGGCCCGGCAAGCTGGCGGCCCTGCCGGCCACCCGCAGCGCCGTGCCGGGTGCGCTGGTGATGGACAAGCCCACCTCGTACGAGGACATCACCAGCTACAACAACTTCTACGAGTTCGGTACCGACAAGGGCGACCCGGCCGAACACGCACACACGCTCAAGCCCCGGCCGTGGTCGGTGCTGGTGGACGGCGAGGTCGGCAAGCCCCAGCGGCTGACGCTGGAGGACCTGATGCGTGCGGCCCCGATGGAAGAGCGCATCTACCGGCTGCGCTGCGTGGAGGGCTGGTCCATGGTGATCCCATGGATCGGGTTTTCGCTGTCGGCACTGGCCGGGCGCGTCGAGCCCACCAGCCGCGCCAAGTACGTGTCGTTCTACACCCTGGCCGATGCGAAGCAGATGCCCGGCGTGCAGTCGCGCGTGCTCGACTGGCCCTATGTGGAAAGCCTGCGCATCGACGAGGCCATGCACCCCCTCACGCTGCTGGCTTTCGGCCTGTACGGCGAGGTGCTGCCCAACCAGAATGGCGCGCCCGTGCGGCTGGTCGTGCCCTGGAAGTACGGCTTCAAGAGCGCGAAGTCCATCGTGCGCATCCAGTTCACCGAAAAGCCCGCCACGCCGAGCTGGGTCAAGGCCAACCCGCAGGAGTACGGCTTCTACTCGAACGTGAACCCCAGGGTGGACCACCCGCGTTGGAGCCAGGCCACCGAGCGTCGCATCGGCGAAGGGGGGCTGTTTGCCCCCCGCAAGCCCACGCTGATGTTCAACGGCTACGAGGCCCAGGTGGGGCAGTTGTATGCTGGCCTGGACCTGAAGAAGAACTACTGA
- a CDS encoding sulfite oxidase heme-binding subunit YedZ, which yields MSVMPAPALSFLNAWLVRPWMKPLLWAVCAVPAVALLIGAVVGSLGANPAEKLIRETGEWALRWLWLTLAITPLRELASLPALVRFRRTLGVTTFVYAVLHLLSYAGFDKGWVLDDIVRDVFKRNFILVGMLGFVVMLPLALTSFNAAVRALGGRRWQWLHRLTYVVAMLGLLHFYLKKAAKNDTDEVLVYAVILAVLFGWRVMRRGGILAMWRVR from the coding sequence ATGTCTGTCATGCCTGCGCCCGCGCTGTCCTTTCTCAACGCCTGGCTGGTCCGTCCCTGGATGAAGCCCCTGCTGTGGGCGGTGTGTGCGGTGCCCGCCGTCGCGCTGCTGATCGGCGCCGTGGTCGGGTCGCTGGGGGCCAACCCGGCCGAGAAACTGATCCGTGAGACCGGCGAATGGGCCCTGCGCTGGCTGTGGCTGACGTTGGCGATCACGCCCCTGCGCGAGCTGGCTTCGCTGCCGGCCCTGGTGCGTTTTAGGCGCACGCTGGGCGTCACCACGTTTGTCTACGCGGTGCTGCATCTGCTGTCCTATGCGGGCTTCGACAAGGGCTGGGTGCTGGACGACATCGTGCGCGACGTCTTCAAGCGGAACTTCATCCTGGTCGGGATGCTGGGCTTCGTCGTGATGCTGCCGCTGGCGCTGACCTCGTTCAATGCCGCGGTACGGGCGCTGGGCGGCCGGCGCTGGCAGTGGCTGCACCGGCTGACCTACGTGGTGGCGATGCTGGGCCTGCTGCACTTCTATCTGAAGAAGGCCGCCAAGAACGACACCGATGAGGTGCTGGTCTATGCCGTCATCCTGGCCGTGCTGTTCGGCTGGCGCGTGATGCGCCGCGGCGGCATCCTGGCGATGTGGCGTGTGCGCTGA